A region of Chloracidobacterium sp. DNA encodes the following proteins:
- a CDS encoding SUMF1/EgtB/PvdO family nonheme iron enzyme — translation MNAIIDNPYRALGLFANCTQKEIERHVAKLSRYAEIGRNIEFESDLPFLGGIDRDGQKVTEAAARIEQAAKKVHWAMFWFVNVNHIDETAFGHLKEGHVEKAGDIWSLAVKDKPVTAKNLSAVLNLSTLQLGLATLNKKLDTSGLTSAIQLKGKFIASDAFDSFIELVAGKNSQNVRESARKEFVDEILQLLKPHLNKRGGVSTKQLVAAFSTFPEDIRSYLSAKFTSGPVRRIESEIAKTKESRIQDPCSADTHGLLLYEQTQDDLSALGAAVGTKDIQYQILVNKVANEILQCSIDYFNEYAPDYDLDTEDPGPVAMGLLELVRLLEPTGEVKDRLDENGQTIQEWVDEAKGREERLKVDGDLEFINNALDGFQSLTDNPTTALQLLQSCRPKLDHIAFVLGNSNELYLKISDAVVGNAMGMTISAVNVAQEGIPSANNRFNPSIVLLSNYLTEANKVMSLLTEFDMSPQLRKRCEDNGRTIIQIMGQMGLKTSTFGWRAPKPKPAARFQTTSGRTPGRPAARTQQTENMFQAPAQSGYIDTVKNAIARHPATACSLLVVIFAGTVFIASLVADSKPRSTNSNSNVVDPAKSAPPGMILVRGSTFTMGRSNGASVAESPAHSVTVKDFYIDVNEVTNEDYRKFVKAANYPPPKSWVDKYYKLGRGNYPVVGVSYADAEAYARWAGKRLPTEEEWELAARGTDGRIYPWGNDWITGKACADPKYTDFTAVGGYSSASPYGLHDVIGNAWEWTSNDFKPYPGGTIPKEFLGKTNLKTIRGGSFSTPNEYATTTYRIGWKAVGADNYDATGFRCAKDIAK, via the coding sequence ATGAACGCGATAATAGACAACCCCTACAGGGCTCTCGGTCTGTTTGCAAATTGCACCCAGAAGGAAATTGAGCGCCACGTCGCAAAGCTGTCTCGATACGCGGAAATCGGTAGGAATATCGAATTTGAATCAGATTTACCCTTCCTGGGCGGCATTGATCGGGATGGCCAAAAGGTAACGGAGGCGGCAGCGCGGATCGAACAGGCTGCCAAAAAGGTCCACTGGGCGATGTTCTGGTTTGTCAATGTAAATCACATTGACGAAACAGCCTTTGGCCACCTCAAGGAGGGACATGTCGAAAAGGCTGGGGACATTTGGTCTCTGGCCGTAAAAGATAAACCCGTTACGGCTAAAAACCTGTCAGCCGTCTTAAATCTCTCAACGCTCCAGCTTGGCCTGGCAACCCTGAACAAAAAGCTAGATACTTCCGGTCTCACAAGTGCGATCCAGCTCAAGGGCAAATTCATCGCCTCAGATGCCTTTGACTCTTTTATCGAACTCGTTGCCGGTAAGAATAGTCAAAACGTCAGAGAATCAGCTCGAAAAGAGTTTGTCGACGAGATTTTGCAGCTTCTCAAACCCCACCTCAACAAGCGGGGCGGTGTTTCAACAAAACAGTTGGTTGCTGCTTTCAGTACGTTCCCCGAAGATATCCGGTCTTATCTGTCGGCAAAGTTTACGTCGGGGCCCGTCCGCCGGATCGAAAGCGAGATAGCAAAAACAAAAGAATCTCGGATACAGGATCCGTGTAGCGCAGATACGCATGGCCTACTGCTTTACGAACAAACGCAGGATGATCTTTCGGCTCTCGGTGCGGCGGTCGGCACCAAGGATATTCAATATCAGATCCTGGTTAACAAAGTGGCCAACGAGATCCTTCAGTGCTCGATCGACTACTTCAATGAATATGCCCCGGATTATGATCTTGACACCGAAGATCCGGGTCCTGTAGCAATGGGGCTATTAGAATTAGTTCGCCTTCTTGAACCGACCGGCGAGGTAAAGGATAGGCTCGATGAGAATGGCCAGACAATTCAGGAATGGGTAGACGAAGCAAAAGGTCGTGAGGAAAGGCTAAAAGTCGATGGCGATTTGGAATTCATCAATAATGCACTGGATGGATTTCAGTCCCTCACGGACAACCCGACGACCGCGCTGCAATTACTCCAGTCGTGCCGACCGAAGCTTGACCATATTGCATTCGTTCTTGGTAATAGCAATGAACTTTATCTGAAGATCAGTGATGCCGTTGTCGGAAATGCGATGGGGATGACTATATCCGCAGTGAATGTGGCGCAGGAAGGAATTCCATCAGCTAACAATCGGTTCAACCCGTCGATCGTTCTCTTGTCAAACTATTTGACTGAAGCAAATAAGGTCATGTCTCTTCTTACCGAGTTCGACATGAGTCCGCAACTGCGCAAACGTTGCGAAGATAATGGCCGCACCATTATACAAATAATGGGGCAAATGGGATTAAAAACCTCGACATTTGGATGGCGAGCACCCAAGCCGAAACCCGCGGCTCGATTTCAGACTACTTCGGGCCGAACGCCTGGCCGACCCGCAGCCAGGACTCAACAGACTGAAAATATGTTTCAGGCTCCCGCTCAAAGTGGGTACATTGATACGGTGAAGAATGCGATAGCCAGGCACCCAGCCACTGCATGTTCTTTACTCGTGGTTATATTTGCGGGGACCGTATTCATAGCTTCCTTAGTTGCCGATTCAAAACCGAGGTCGACTAATTCAAACTCAAATGTTGTTGACCCGGCTAAATCGGCACCACCTGGAATGATATTGGTGCGGGGTTCAACCTTCACGATGGGCCGCTCTAATGGTGCAAGCGTCGCCGAAAGCCCCGCTCATTCAGTTACGGTCAAGGACTTCTATATTGATGTAAATGAGGTTACTAATGAAGATTATCGGAAGTTTGTAAAAGCTGCGAATTACCCGCCTCCTAAGTCGTGGGTAGACAAGTACTACAAATTGGGACGGGGCAATTATCCCGTTGTTGGCGTAAGTTATGCGGATGCAGAAGCTTATGCTCGTTGGGCCGGAAAGCGTTTACCGACTGAAGAAGAATGGGAATTGGCGGCACGCGGAACTGACGGAAGGATTTACCCTTGGGGAAATGACTGGATCACGGGAAAAGCCTGTGCTGATCCGAAGTATACAGATTTCACGGCCGTTGGCGGGTACAGTAGTGCCTCCCCCTACGGTCTGCACGATGTGATCGGTAACGCATGGGAATGGACGTCAAACGATTTCAAACCATATCCCGGGGGCACGATTCCGAAAGAGTTTTTGGGTAAAACAAACTTGAAGACGATTCGCGGGGGCAGTTTTTCAACGCCTAATGAGTATGCAACAACGACATATCGCATCGGTTGGAAAGCAGTAGGTGCCGACAACTACGATGCGACCGGATTTCGATGTGCAAAAGATATAGCAAAATAG